Part of the Mycolicibacterium thermoresistibile genome, CGCCTACCGACCCGACGGCAAACTGCTGGACCGCAAGCTGCGCGGCGCCCTGCTGCACGACGAAGCCGAGATCGCCGAACGGGTGGCGATGATGGTGACCACCGGACGCGTCGTCGCCGTGGACGGTTCGACGATCCCGATCACCGTGGAGTCGATCTGCGTGCACGGGGACACCGCCGGTGCGGTGGCGATCGCCTACGCCGTCCGGGACCGGCTGCGCCGTGAAGGCGTCGAACTGGCGGCGTTCACCTGATGCGGATCCGTCCCGGCCGACCGTCGCTGACGCCGTACGCCCACCGCTTCGACGTGCCCGCCGCCGCGGCGACGTCGAGGCTGACGGTGACCTGGGCGGGGGTCACCACCCTGCTGATCGACGACGGGAAGTCGGCCCTGCTGACCGACGGGTTCTTCTCCCGGCCCGCCCTCGCCACCGTCGCACTGCGGCGGCTCGAGCCGGACACCGCCCGCATCGAGGGTTCTCTGGCCCGGTTGCGCCTGCACCGGCTGGCCGCGGTGATACCCGTGCACACCCACTACGACCATGTGCTCGATTCGCCGGCGGTCGCCGACCGCACCGGGGCGGTGCTGATCGGTGGGGCCTCGGCCGCCCAGGTCGGCCGCGGCGCCGGTCTGCCCGACGACCGCATCGTCGTCGCCGCCGACGGTGCGTCGGTCTCGGCGGGCAGTTTCGACATCACGCTGATCGACACCGGTCACTGTCCGCCGGACCGGTTTCCCGGCACCATCGACGCGCCCGTCGCCCCGCCGGCCCGGGTGTCGGCATACCGGTGCGGCGAAGCGTGGTCGCTGCTGGTCGGGCACCGCCCGTCCGGCCGGCGCCTGCTGATCGTGGGCAGCGCCGGCTTCCGGCGCGGCGCGCTCGCCGGACAGCACGCCGAGGTCGCCTACCTCGGCGTCGGACAGTTGGGGCTGCAGCCCGAGCGCTATCTGGTCGACTACTGGACCGAGACGGTGCGCACGGTCGGCGCCCGCCGCGTCGTGCTGACCCACTGGGACGACTTCTTCCGCCCGCTGCACAGACCCGTGCGGGCCCTGCCGTACGCCGCCGACGACCTCGACTTCTCGATGCGGGTGCTGGGCGGGCTCGCGGAAACGGACGGAATCCCACTGCACCTGCCCACCGTGTGGCAGCGCACCGACCCATGGCGGTGACGGTCGCCTCGGCCGCGCTGATCGCGGTCCTGGTGTCCGCGCTGACGCGGCCGCGGGGCTGGCCGGAAGCCGTCGTCGCGGTGCCGGCGGCCGCGCTGGTGGTGCTCACCGGGGCGATAGCGCTGCCCGACGCGCTCGCCGTGGCCGACCGGCTGTTACCGGTGGTCGGCTTCCTGGCGGCGGTGCTGGTGCTGGCGCGGCTGTGCGACGACGAGGGGCTGTTCCGTGCGGCCGGTGCGGCGATGGCGCGGGTCAGCTCCGGCAACCCCGTCCGCCTGCTGGCGATGGTGTTCGTCGTCGCCGCGGCGACCACCGCGATCCTGAGCCTGGACGCGACCGCCGTGCTGCTGACGCCGGTGGTGCTGGCCACCGCCCGGCGGCTGGGGGTCGCACCGCGGCCGCACGCCTACGCCACCGCTCATCTGGCCAACAGCGCGTCGCTGCTGTTGCCGGTGTCGAACCTGACCAACCTGCTGGCGTTCGGCGTCTGCGGGCTGTCGTTCACCCGGTTCACCGCGCTCATGACGCTGCCCTGGCTGGCCGCCATCGCCTGCGAGTTCGTGCTGCTGCGCCGGTTGTTCCGCGCCGACCTGTCCCCGGCGCCGTCCACCGGGGACCGGCCGGCGGAACCGGTGGGTGTGC contains:
- a CDS encoding MBL fold metallo-hydrolase, coding for MRIRPGRPSLTPYAHRFDVPAAAATSRLTVTWAGVTTLLIDDGKSALLTDGFFSRPALATVALRRLEPDTARIEGSLARLRLHRLAAVIPVHTHYDHVLDSPAVADRTGAVLIGGASAAQVGRGAGLPDDRIVVAADGASVSAGSFDITLIDTGHCPPDRFPGTIDAPVAPPARVSAYRCGEAWSLLVGHRPSGRRLLIVGSAGFRRGALAGQHAEVAYLGVGQLGLQPERYLVDYWTETVRTVGARRVVLTHWDDFFRPLHRPVRALPYAADDLDFSMRVLGGLAETDGIPLHLPTVWQRTDPWR
- a CDS encoding SLC13 family permease codes for the protein MAVTVASAALIAVLVSALTRPRGWPEAVVAVPAAALVVLTGAIALPDALAVADRLLPVVGFLAAVLVLARLCDDEGLFRAAGAAMARVSSGNPVRLLAMVFVVAAATTAILSLDATAVLLTPVVLATARRLGVAPRPHAYATAHLANSASLLLPVSNLTNLLAFGVCGLSFTRFTALMTLPWLAAIACEFVLLRRLFRADLSPAPSTGDRPAEPVGVPVFVLTVLGLTLTGFAVTSWLGIAPAWAALAGALVLGVHGLARGRTTAEGVLSAANLPFLAFVVCLGIVVEAVRTAGLDGALAAVLPDPGSLWGLLGIAAAAAVLANAVNNLPAVLALLPLVSAAGPAAVLAVLIGVNIGPNLSYLGSLSNLLWRNAVQPDIPAGFGEFSRIGLMTAPLTLVASVLALWVSLQLFGT